One genomic region from Corvus hawaiiensis isolate bCorHaw1 chromosome 21, bCorHaw1.pri.cur, whole genome shotgun sequence encodes:
- the PRRC2B gene encoding protein PRRC2B isoform X4 — MSDRLGQITKGKDGKSKYSTLSLFDKYKGKSIEAIRTTVIPRHGLQSLGKVAAARRMPPPANLPSLKSENKGNDPNIIIVPKDGTGWANKQDQPDQKSSSATAAQLQESLPQQGLQKSVSNLQKPTQSISQESTNSVPGGPKSWAQLNGKPAGQEGGSRASSRLLSFSPEEFPTLKAAGEQDKVGKEKGALDPSYGPGPSLRPQNVTSWREGGGRNITSATSLTASPAELGSKTSSTGDGAPSSASASDPKEPSLRPAQPVRKGASQFMGNVYQPPTYHDMLPAFMCPQQPSETPASLDRGSFPVPQLRLEPRVPFRQFQMNDQDGKENRLSLSRPARPVRQQMERVPRPTIINAENLKGLDELDNDADDGWAGIHDEVDYSEKLKFSEDEEEEETLKDGRQKWNSWDPRRQRQLSLSSADSADVKHTLEEGKNWNDSVGLSRPLRKVQDSQQPPRKLNGWSSASEYQKPALGSVLRQQSLEDKEEKVPVRQKFVHSEISEAVERARRRREEEERRAREERLAACAAKLKQLDQKCKLAQKSGETQKHTGNEDVRPPSTEKNTAQENGHAFRKATPEFHTQDTSVGYLEEETPAPAAAAQSSSEEELREAPSPAQEFNKYQKSLPPRFQRQQQQQQEQLYKMQHWQQQVYPPPSHSHPQRTFYPPHPQMLGFDPRWMMMPSYMDPRMAQSRTPVDFYPSALHPSGIMKPMIQQDSIGGSSCRSEDQNCQAGQAERKTAPLDPVPVWGQDSYTSLQSKGYSLSHQKQADSMSMEGLHARNESYSASGRPESLSTQRDLFEERGEEYLNAFDKKAQADFDSCLSSQRIGQDLLFQHQESVQEACTAGSRHANLRCSPLEPDFIQAEKKPEYNGWDISHHQKPAETAAEAAEEVPRDEQSFSADPWKKEGASTKQATEETAEWAPESRNTSGQHQEQMGRTRRSGPIKKPVLKALKVEEKEKEMEKVKLEGEDSSRPLKEKAAVQKAENESDDSAALLNSTRYLLDDKGSSQTSLAREAEKSQEEEEEEEEEEKPERTWEKKLSRETSDLPPTKRNNWIFIDEEQAFGGRGQGRGRGRGFREFTFRGRGTVVSSRGVYNNQRSSRGRGLREFNQPEDFPRGKPRRRIASETHSEGSEYEELPKRRRQRGSENSNEGSVLDREDSDLKKGDFKESWRSNKIYSDDHNSLDPKMRAPRAFGRSLPPRLSNSGYGRRGFLGKEPSQWQGRSGGGGWQEYSHTAPSDAFGSRQQSDRDYIQDSYKHTDSFSSRVFDESHLDDKRHFFQEDYSADQENIENRPFRRRRPPRQDKPPRFRRLRQERESVGQWNPEEGGPNLLPSQWPGRPKLSPAEKSSVSGRRSPELSYQNSSDHANEEWETASESSDFSERRERRDGVPESESQLEGGLGTGSLGEKRELAKRSFSSQRPLVDRQSRKAEPAGFAEQSVRTGVGAASRYESQQNGTLIKSKRSPEEGGGLGNTSGGSSHSIYSLDRASHVNSESAEGPGKKPEKEHKSTAQRASEKGEALSQFELSYGSTIIDNRVSNTAEENEVGSMAGEGFIEVLTKKQRRLLEEERRKKEQAAQAPAKARVLQSRIPPRFAKKQNSLCLEQSDVTVSGNSLGTEIWESNSPALSVQSPGSDSWSKPVNTFNGTESSTTEQGFKGSQGDSGIDLSAESRESSATSSQRSSPYGTLKPEEMNGAGLVDPKPDCQKEQVQKQTDKKDSDQGSGQNKEHKPGPIGNERSLKNRKGSEGTERLEGNIPPVNGVEIHVDSVLPVPPIEFGVNPKDSDFSLPPGSASGTAANPVTKLQDALASNAGLTQSIPILRRDHHLQRCIGLNPMSFPTADLTLKMESARKAWENSPSLPEQSSPGGAGSGIQPPSSVGASNGVSYSSFGGVSMPPMPVASVAPSASIPGNHIPPLYLDGHVFASQPRLVPQTIPQQQSYQQAAAAQQIPISLHTSLQAQAQLGLRGGLPVSQSQEMYSSIQPFRSQVYMHPSLSQPSTMVLTGGTALKPPYSAFPGMQPLEVVKTQSGSPYQPMNGSQALVYEGQINQAGMGASQMMDSQLTQLTMPVPGSQLPLPRYGSGQQPLLLPQSIQLPQGQNLPVGAPRRILPPGSQPSVLAASRESSQMEMKGFHFSDGKQSMSSGGSVPSSHTYRIYSMNVVDSSISRPSSASPSGKPSGPAVSMGSVQGHYVQQAKQRVDDNKANLGAVKLQETASTNQMKPVRTGAIKPQAVKVEESKA, encoded by the exons GTTCAAGGGCCTCAAGCCGACTGTTATCCTTCTCTCCCGAGGAATTTCCGACGCTGAAAGCAGCTGGCGAGCAGGACAAGGTTGGCAAAGAAAAGGGCGCCTTAGATCCGTCGTATGGGCCAGGACCAAGCCTCCGCCCCCAAA ATGTCACCAGTTGGAGGGAGGGCGGTGGGAGGAACATCACCTCTGCCACATCTCTGACCGCCTCccctgctgagctgggcagcAAGACCTCCAGCACTGGAGACGGGGCCCCCTCCTCAGCGAGCGCCAGCGATCCCAAGGAGCCGTCTCtccgcccagctcagcctgtCCGCAAAGGGGCTTCGCAGTTCATGGGAAACGTCTACCAGCCACCCACATACCATGACATGCTACCTGCTTTT ATGTGTCCACAACAGCCATCCGAGACCCCTGCATCGCTGGACCGAGGGTCTTTCCCCGTTCCTCAGCTTCGGCTTGAGCCCCGGGTACCTTTCAGACAATTCCAAATGAATGACCAGGATGG aaaagagAACAGGCTCAGCCTGTCTCGCCCAGCCCGACCAGTTCGGCAGCAGATGGAGCGAGTGCCTCGTCCCACCATCATCAACGCAGAGAACCTGAAGGGGCTGGATGAGCTGGACAATGATGCAGATGATGGATGGGCAG GCATTCATGATGAAGTGGATTATTCTGAGAAACTAAAGTTTAGTGAagatgaagaagaggaagaaactcTTAAAGATGGACGACAGAAGTG GAACAGCTGGGATCCCAGAAGGCAGCGACAGTTgtccctgagctctgcagacAGTGCAGATGTCAAGCACAccttggaagaaggaaaaaattggaATGATTCAGTTGGTTTGTCCCGGCCACTCCGGAAAGTGCAGGATTCACAGCAGCCTCCAAGGAAGCTgaatggctggagctctgcctcAGAGTACCAG aagcCTGCACTGGGAAGTGTTCTCAGGCAGCAGTCCCTCGAggataaagaagaaaaggtgCCTGTGAGACAGAAGTTTGTGCACTCTGAGATCTCTGAGGCTGTCGAGAGAGCCAGGAGGCgacgggaggaggaggagcggcgCGCCAGGGAGGAGCGcctggcagcctgtgctgcaaAGCTCAAGCAACTTGATCAGAAATGCAAACTGGCTCAGAAGAGTGGGgagacacagaaacacacagggaATGAAGATGTGCGACCTCCCAGCACCGAGAAAAACACTGCACAAGAGAATGGCCATGCTTTCCGTAAAG caaCCCCTGAGTTTCACACGCAGGATACCTCTGTTGGCTATCTGGAAGAGGAgactcctgctccagcagcagcagcccaaagCAGCAGTGAGGAGGAGCTCAGAGAAGCTCCCTCGCCAGCACAAGAATTCAACAAATACCAGAAGTCTCTTCCCCCACGattccagaggcagcagcaacagca gcaggagcagctgtacaagatgcagcactggcagcagcaggtctATCCTCCCCCGTCCCACTCCCATCCCCAGCGGACGTTCTACCCGCCGCACCCACAGATGCTCGGCTTTGATCCCCGCTGGATGATGATGCCGTCCTACATGGACCCTCGCATGGCCCAGAGCCGCACCCCCGTGGATTTCTACCCTTCAGCCCTTCACCCTTCAG GAATTATGAAGCCCATGATTCAGCAGGACTCCATTGGTGGGAGCAGCTGTCGGTCTGAAGATCAGAACTGTcaagcagggcaggcagagaggaaaactgCTCCCTTGGATCCTGTGCCAGTGTGGGGCCAGGACAGCTACACGTCTCTGCAGAGCAAAGGATACTCCCTGTCACATCAAAAACAGGCTGACAGCATGAGCATGGAGGGGCTGCATGCCAG GAATGAAAGTTACTCTGCTTCTGGAAGACCGGAGAGTCTGAGCACTCAGCGAGATCTCTttgaggagagaggggaggagtATTTGAATGCTTTTGACAAGAAGGCCCAAGCAGACTTTGACAGCTGCCTGTCTTCTCAGAGGATAGGCCAGGATCTCCTGTTTCAGCATCAGGAGAGCGTGCAGGAAGCCTGTACTGCTGGCAGCCGCCATGCGAACCTGAGGTGTTCGCCCCTCGAGCCTGATTTTATCCAAGCAGAGAAGAAGCCTGAATATAATGGTTGGGATATCAGCCACCATCAGAAACCTGCGGAGAcggcagcagaagctgctgaagaAGTGCCCCGGGATGAGCAGTCGTTCAGTGCTGACCCATGGAAGAAAGAAGGAGCCAGTACCAAACAGGCCACTGAAGAGACAGCAGAGTGGGCTCCTGAGAGCCGCAACACCAgcgggcagcaccaggagcaaaTGGGGAGGACACGGCGGTCGGGCCCCATTAAAAAACCAGTCCTGAAAGCCCTCAAggtggaagagaaggagaaggagatggagaaggTTAAACTGGAGGGAGAGGACAGCTCACgcccactgaaggagaaggcagCTGTTCAGAAGGCAGAAAATGAGTCAGATGACTCTGCTGCCTTGCTGAACTCCACACGTTACCTGCTGGATGACAAAGGTTCTTCCCAAACCAGTCTTGCACGAGAGGCTGAGAAATcccaagaagaagaagaggaggaggaggaggaagagaagccAGAAAGAACCTGGGAGAAAAAACTATCCAGAGAGACCAGTGATCTCCCTCCCACTAAAAGAAACAACTGGATCTTCATTGATGAGGAGCAAGCTTTTGGTGGGAGAGGTCAAGGGCGTGGGCGAGGGAGAGGCTTCAGAGAGTTCACTTTCAGAGGCCGAGGCACAGTTGTGAGCAGCAGGGGTGTCTACAACAACCAGAGGAGCAGCCGGGGCCGAGGGCTCCGGGAGTTCAACCAGCCAGAGGACTTCCCCAGAGGCAAACCAAGGCGCCGGATTGCCAGTGAGACGCACAGTGAAGGGTCAGAGTATGAGGAGCTCCCCAAACGTCGCCGGCAGAGGGGCTCAGAAAATAGCAATGAAGGCTCTGTGCTGGACAGGGAGGACAGTGATTTGAAAAAGGGAGACTTCAAAGAGTCTTGGAGGTCCAACAAAATCTATTCAGATGATCACAATAGCCTGGATCCTAAGATGAGGGCTCCAAGAGCCTTTGGGAGATCGCTGCCACCGAGACTGAGCAACTCTGGCTATGGGCGAAGGGGGTTCCTGGGTAAGGAGCCCAGCCAGTGGCAAGGCAGGAGTGGGGGAGGAGGGTGGCAGGAGTACAGCCACACAGCTCCATCAGACGCTTTCGGGAGCAGGCAGCAGTCTGACAGGGACTACATTCAGGACTCTTACAAACACACGGATTCTTTCTCCAGCCGGGTTTTTGATGAGAGTCATCTGGATGACAAAAGGCACTTTTTCCAGGAGGATTACTCAGCGGATCAGGAGAACATAGAGAACAGGCCCTTCAGGAGGCGGCGTCCCCCCCGCCAGGACAAGCCCCCACGGTTCAGGCGCCTCAGGCAAGAGAGGGAATCGGTTGGGCAGTGGAACCCCGAGGAGGGAGGCCCCAACCTGCTGCCCAGCCAGTGGCCAGGGAGACCCAAgctgagccctgcagagaaGAGCAGTGTCTCGGGCAGACGCTCTCCTGAGCTGTCCTACCAAAACTCTTCGGACCATGCCAATGAGGAGTGGGAGACAGCGTCTGAGAGCAGTGACTTCAGTGAGCGGCGAGAGAGAAGAGATGGAGTTCCAGAGAGTGAGAGCCAGCTGGAAGGTGGCCTTGGCACCGGAAGCTTGGGAGAGAAGAGGGAACTGGCAAAGAGGAGCTTCTCAAGCCAGAGGCCGCTGGTGGACAGGCAGAGCCGCAAGGCTGAGCCAGCAGGGTTTGCAGAGCAGTCCGTCAGGACTGGGGTGGGAGCAGCTTCCAGATACGAGAGCCAGCAGAACGGAACCCTGATAAAGAGCAAAAG GTCtccagaagaaggaggaggccTTGGCAACACCAGTGGTGGGAGCAGCCATTCCATTTACAGCTTGGATAGGGCCTCCCATGTGAACTCAGAGAGTGCTGAGGGGCCGGGTAAAAAGCCAGAGAAGGAGCACAAATCCACTGCGCAAAGAGCAAGTGAGAAGGGAGAGGCCTTGTCACAGTTTGAACTGAGTTATGGAA GTACCATCATTGATAATCGGGTGTCGAACACAGCAGAAGAGAATGAAGTTGGTTCCATGGCAGGGGAAGGCTTCATTGAGGTTCTTACTAAAAAGCAGCGTCGTTTGCTGGAAGAGGAGCGAAGGAAgaaggaacaggctgctcag GCACCAGCCAAGGCCCGCGTCCTTCAGTCGCGCATTCCACCTCGATTTGCTAAGAAACAGAACAGcctgtgcttggagcagagtgATGTAACAGTGTCTGGAAACAGCCTGGGCACAGAGATCTGGGAGAGCAACAGCCCAG CACTTTCTGTTCAATCTCCTGGCAGTGATTCCTGGAGCAAGCCTGTAAATACCTTTAACGGTACCGAGTCTAGCACCACTGAG CAGGGATTTAAAGGCAGCCAGGGGGATAGTGGCATTGACTTGAGCGCGGAGTCTCGGGAATCCTCCGCGACCTCCTCCCAGCGCAGTTCTCCATATGGCACCCTCAAACCAGAGGAGATGAATGGGGCTGGCCTGGTGGACCCAAAGCCTGACTGCCAGAAGGAGCAAGTGCAGAAGCAAACTGATAAAAAG GATTCAGATCAAGGCTCAGGACAGAACAAGGAACACAAGCCTGGACCAATCGGCAACGAACGCtccctgaaaaacagaaagggtTCGGAGGGAACGGAACGGCTGGAAGGGAATATTCCCCCTGTTAATGGGGTGGAAATTCACGTGGATTCTGTACTTCCTGTGCCACCCATTGAATTTGGAGTAAATCCTAAA GACTCTGACTTCAGCTTGCCACCTGGTTCTGCCTCTGGCACTGCAGCTAACCCTGTCACCAAATTGCAGGATGCCTTGGCCAGTAAT GCAGGGTTAACACAGTCCATTCCCATCCTGCGAAGGGATCATCACCTCCAGCGCTGCATCGGCCTGAACCCCATGTCCTTCCCCACTGCAGACCTTACTCTTAAG ATGGAGTCTGCTCGTAAAGCTTGGGAAAACTCTCCGAGTTTACCAGAACAGAGCTCCCCAGGAGGTGCAGGCTCAGGCATCCAGCCTCCTTCCAGTGTTGGAGCTTCCAACGGTGTCAGCTACAGCTCTTTTGGTGGAGTTTCTATGCCTCCTATGCCTGTGGCATCTGTAGCACCTTCTGCATCTATTCCAG GTAACCATATTCCACCCCTGTATCTGGATGGCCACGTGTTTGCAAGTCAGCCGCGCCTGGTCCCTCAGACGATACCTCAGCAGCAAAGCTACCAACAG gctgctgctgctcaacAGATTCCCATTTCCCTCCACACATCCTTACAGGCCCAAGCTCAGCTTGGGCTGAGGGGTGGTCTGCCTGTTTCCCAGTCCCAGGAGATGTACAGCTCCATACAGCCCTTCAG GTCTCAGGTGTATATGCACCCCAGtctgtcccagcccagcaccatgGTCCTGACAGGAGGCACTGCTCTGAAGCCTCCGTATTCCGCCTTCCCAGGCATGCAGCCCTTGGAGGTGGTGAAAACCCAGTCTGGGTCCCCCTATCAGCCCATGAACGGAAGCCAGGCACTGGTTTATGAGGGGCAGATAAACCAGGCTGGTATGGGAGCCTCCCAGATGATGGACTCTCAGCTCACACAG CTGACAATGCCTGtgcctggctcccagctgcctctgccccgCTACGGCTCTGGCCAGCAGCCCCTGCTTCTGCCACAGTCCATCCAGCTTCCTCAGGGGCAAAACCTGCCTGTAGGAGCTCCCCGAAGAATCCTCCCTCCTGGATCCCAACCTTCTGTTcttgctgccagcagggag TCCTCCCAGATGGAAATGAAAGGGTTTCATTTCTCCGATGGTAAACAGAGCATGTCCTCCGGAGGGTCTGTGCCATCCTCACACACGTACAG AATTTACTCCATGAATGTTGTCGACTCTTCGATTTCCAGGCCtagctctgccagccccagcgGGAAGCCGTCGGGACCAGCAGTGAGCATGGGCTCTGTGCAAGGACACTATGTACAACAG GCAAAGCAGCGGGTGGATGATAACAAAGCCAATCTGGGAGCAGTGAAGCTGCAAGAAACAGCCTCCACAAACCAGATGAAGCCAGTGCGCACAGGAGCGATCAAACCTCAGGCAGTCAAAGTGGAGGAGAGCAAGGCCTAG